In Etheostoma cragini isolate CJK2018 unplaced genomic scaffold, CSU_Ecrag_1.0 ScbMSFa_188, whole genome shotgun sequence, a single genomic region encodes these proteins:
- the LOC117940181 gene encoding zinc finger protein 239-like isoform X3 has protein sequence MQKHMEMEEKKEEGKRKGVGKEEAPSEDGKLATRAGKKGKKEEEEPAAVKEEEEEEPAAVKEEEQEEEEYVVEKVLDRRVVKGRVEFLLKWKGFSDEENTWEPQDNLDLDLFAEYMQKHKETEEKKKEGKRKGVREEEKRRGRGVKRHRCQLCDKSFTTSAYLKIHQRVHTGEKPYSCDQCGTAFTQQSALKRHQRIHTGEKPYSCEQCGKTFSHSGDLKAHQRSHNGEKPYSCEQCGKTFFHCSHFKNHQHIHTGEKPYWCEQCGETFSHSGSLKTHQRIHTGEKPYSCEQCGKTFTNSGTLKRHQLIHTGEKPHWCEQCGKTFSQSGNLKSHQRIHTASL, from the exons atgcagaaacacatggagatggaggagaagaaggaggagggcaAGAGGAAAGGTGTCGGGAAGGAGGAG GCACCTTCAGAAGACGGCAAGCTGGCGACCAGAGCAGGAAAGAAGGgcaaga aagaggaggaggagcctgcagcagtgaaagaggaagaggaggaggagcctgcagcagtgaaggaggaagagcaggaggaagaggagtatGTGGTGGAGAAGGTTTTGGACCGCAGAGTGGTGAAGGGAAGAGTAGAGTTTCTGCTGAAATGGAAGGGGTTCTCAGA TGAGGAGAACACATGGGAGCCACAAGacaacctggacctggacctttTCGCCGagtacatgcagaaacacaaggagacggaggagaagaagaaggagggcaAGAGGAAAGGTgtcagggaggaggag aaacggagaggaagaggagtcaaACGTCACCGCTGTCAGCTTTGTGACAAATCCTTCACAACATCAGCATATTTAAAGATTCATCAGAgagttcacactggagagaagccttacagctgtgatcaatgtgggaCAGCTTTCACACAACAGAGTGCCCTGAAAAGACAtcaacgcattcacactggTGAGAAACCTTAcagctgtgaacaatgtgggaaaacGTTTTCTCATAGTGGTGACCTTAAAGCTCACCAGCGCAGTCACaatggagagaagccgtacagctgtgaacaatgtggAAAAACGTTTTTTCATTGTAGTCACTTTAAAAATCACCAgcacattcacactggagagaagccgtactggtgtgaacaatgtggggaaaCCTTTTCTCATAGTGGTAGCCTTAAAACCCACCAGCGAATTCACACTGGAGAaaagccgtacagctgtgaacaatgtgggaaaacGTTTACTAATAGTGGTACCCTTAAAAGACACCAGctcattcacactggagagaagccgcactggtgtgaacaatgtgggaaaaccttttctcagaGTGGTAACCTTAAAAGTCACCAGCGCATTCATACTGCCTCGTTGTGA
- the LOC117940181 gene encoding zinc finger protein 239-like isoform X1, with protein sequence MQKHMEMEEKKEEGKRKGVGKEEAPSEDGKLATRAGKKGKKEEEEPAAVKEEEEEEPAAVKEEEEEEPAAVKEEEQEEEEYVVEKVLDRRVVKGRVEFLLKWKGFSDEENTWEPQDNLDLDLFAEYMQKHKETEEKKKEGKRKGVREEEKRRGRGVKRHRCQLCDKSFTTSAYLKIHQRVHTGEKPYSCDQCGTAFTQQSALKRHQRIHTGEKPYSCEQCGKTFSHSGDLKAHQRSHNGEKPYSCEQCGKTFFHCSHFKNHQHIHTGEKPYWCEQCGETFSHSGSLKTHQRIHTGEKPYSCEQCGKTFTNSGTLKRHQLIHTGEKPHWCEQCGKTFSQSGNLKSHQRIHTASL encoded by the exons atgcagaaacacatggagatggaggagaagaaggaggagggcaAGAGGAAAGGTGTCGGGAAGGAGGAG GCACCTTCAGAAGACGGCAAGCTGGCGACCAGAGCAGGAAAGAAGGgcaagaaagaggaggaggagcctgcagcagtgaaagaggaagaggaggaggagcctgcagcagtgaaagaggaagaggaggaggagcctgcagcagtgaaggaggaagagcaggaggaagaggagtatGTGGTGGAGAAGGTTTTGGACCGCAGAGTGGTGAAGGGAAGAGTAGAGTTTCTGCTGAAATGGAAGGGGTTCTCAGA TGAGGAGAACACATGGGAGCCACAAGacaacctggacctggacctttTCGCCGagtacatgcagaaacacaaggagacggaggagaagaagaaggagggcaAGAGGAAAGGTgtcagggaggaggag aaacggagaggaagaggagtcaaACGTCACCGCTGTCAGCTTTGTGACAAATCCTTCACAACATCAGCATATTTAAAGATTCATCAGAgagttcacactggagagaagccttacagctgtgatcaatgtgggaCAGCTTTCACACAACAGAGTGCCCTGAAAAGACAtcaacgcattcacactggTGAGAAACCTTAcagctgtgaacaatgtgggaaaacGTTTTCTCATAGTGGTGACCTTAAAGCTCACCAGCGCAGTCACaatggagagaagccgtacagctgtgaacaatgtggAAAAACGTTTTTTCATTGTAGTCACTTTAAAAATCACCAgcacattcacactggagagaagccgtactggtgtgaacaatgtggggaaaCCTTTTCTCATAGTGGTAGCCTTAAAACCCACCAGCGAATTCACACTGGAGAaaagccgtacagctgtgaacaatgtgggaaaacGTTTACTAATAGTGGTACCCTTAAAAGACACCAGctcattcacactggagagaagccgcactggtgtgaacaatgtgggaaaaccttttctcagaGTGGTAACCTTAAAAGTCACCAGCGCATTCATACTGCCTCGTTGTGA
- the LOC117940181 gene encoding zinc finger protein 239-like isoform X5, translating into MQKHMEMEEKKEEGKRKGVGKEEAPSEDGKLATRAGKKGKKEEEEPAAVKEEEEEYVVEKVLDRRVVKGRVEFLLKWKGFSDEENTWEPQDNLDLDLFAEYMQKHKETEEKKKEGKRKGVREEEKRRGRGVKRHRCQLCDKSFTTSAYLKIHQRVHTGEKPYSCDQCGTAFTQQSALKRHQRIHTGEKPYSCEQCGKTFSHSGDLKAHQRSHNGEKPYSCEQCGKTFFHCSHFKNHQHIHTGEKPYWCEQCGETFSHSGSLKTHQRIHTGEKPYSCEQCGKTFTNSGTLKRHQLIHTGEKPHWCEQCGKTFSQSGNLKSHQRIHTASL; encoded by the exons atgcagaaacacatggagatggaggagaagaaggaggagggcaAGAGGAAAGGTGTCGGGAAGGAGGAG GCACCTTCAGAAGACGGCAAGCTGGCGACCAGAGCAGGAAAGAAGGgcaagaaagaggaggaggagcctgcagcagtgaaagaggaa gaagaggagtatGTGGTGGAGAAGGTTTTGGACCGCAGAGTGGTGAAGGGAAGAGTAGAGTTTCTGCTGAAATGGAAGGGGTTCTCAGA TGAGGAGAACACATGGGAGCCACAAGacaacctggacctggacctttTCGCCGagtacatgcagaaacacaaggagacggaggagaagaagaaggagggcaAGAGGAAAGGTgtcagggaggaggag aaacggagaggaagaggagtcaaACGTCACCGCTGTCAGCTTTGTGACAAATCCTTCACAACATCAGCATATTTAAAGATTCATCAGAgagttcacactggagagaagccttacagctgtgatcaatgtgggaCAGCTTTCACACAACAGAGTGCCCTGAAAAGACAtcaacgcattcacactggTGAGAAACCTTAcagctgtgaacaatgtgggaaaacGTTTTCTCATAGTGGTGACCTTAAAGCTCACCAGCGCAGTCACaatggagagaagccgtacagctgtgaacaatgtggAAAAACGTTTTTTCATTGTAGTCACTTTAAAAATCACCAgcacattcacactggagagaagccgtactggtgtgaacaatgtggggaaaCCTTTTCTCATAGTGGTAGCCTTAAAACCCACCAGCGAATTCACACTGGAGAaaagccgtacagctgtgaacaatgtgggaaaacGTTTACTAATAGTGGTACCCTTAAAAGACACCAGctcattcacactggagagaagccgcactggtgtgaacaatgtgggaaaaccttttctcagaGTGGTAACCTTAAAAGTCACCAGCGCATTCATACTGCCTCGTTGTGA
- the LOC117940181 gene encoding zinc finger protein 239-like isoform X7, translated as MQKHMEMEEKKEEGKRKGVGKEEAPSEDGKLATRAGKKGKKEEEEPAAEEEYVVEKVLDRRVVKGRVEFLLKWKGFSDEENTWEPQDNLDLDLFAEYMQKHKETEEKKKEGKRKGVREEEKRRGRGVKRHRCQLCDKSFTTSAYLKIHQRVHTGEKPYSCDQCGTAFTQQSALKRHQRIHTGEKPYSCEQCGKTFSHSGDLKAHQRSHNGEKPYSCEQCGKTFFHCSHFKNHQHIHTGEKPYWCEQCGETFSHSGSLKTHQRIHTGEKPYSCEQCGKTFTNSGTLKRHQLIHTGEKPHWCEQCGKTFSQSGNLKSHQRIHTASL; from the exons atgcagaaacacatggagatggaggagaagaaggaggagggcaAGAGGAAAGGTGTCGGGAAGGAGGAG GCACCTTCAGAAGACGGCAAGCTGGCGACCAGAGCAGGAAAGAAGGgcaagaaagaggaggaggagcctgcagca gaagaggagtatGTGGTGGAGAAGGTTTTGGACCGCAGAGTGGTGAAGGGAAGAGTAGAGTTTCTGCTGAAATGGAAGGGGTTCTCAGA TGAGGAGAACACATGGGAGCCACAAGacaacctggacctggacctttTCGCCGagtacatgcagaaacacaaggagacggaggagaagaagaaggagggcaAGAGGAAAGGTgtcagggaggaggag aaacggagaggaagaggagtcaaACGTCACCGCTGTCAGCTTTGTGACAAATCCTTCACAACATCAGCATATTTAAAGATTCATCAGAgagttcacactggagagaagccttacagctgtgatcaatgtgggaCAGCTTTCACACAACAGAGTGCCCTGAAAAGACAtcaacgcattcacactggTGAGAAACCTTAcagctgtgaacaatgtgggaaaacGTTTTCTCATAGTGGTGACCTTAAAGCTCACCAGCGCAGTCACaatggagagaagccgtacagctgtgaacaatgtggAAAAACGTTTTTTCATTGTAGTCACTTTAAAAATCACCAgcacattcacactggagagaagccgtactggtgtgaacaatgtggggaaaCCTTTTCTCATAGTGGTAGCCTTAAAACCCACCAGCGAATTCACACTGGAGAaaagccgtacagctgtgaacaatgtgggaaaacGTTTACTAATAGTGGTACCCTTAAAAGACACCAGctcattcacactggagagaagccgcactggtgtgaacaatgtgggaaaaccttttctcagaGTGGTAACCTTAAAAGTCACCAGCGCATTCATACTGCCTCGTTGTGA
- the LOC117940181 gene encoding zinc finger protein 239-like isoform X6 — protein sequence MQKHMEMEEKKEEGKRKGVGKEEAPSEDGKLATRAGKKGKKEEEEPAAEEEEYVVEKVLDRRVVKGRVEFLLKWKGFSDEENTWEPQDNLDLDLFAEYMQKHKETEEKKKEGKRKGVREEEKRRGRGVKRHRCQLCDKSFTTSAYLKIHQRVHTGEKPYSCDQCGTAFTQQSALKRHQRIHTGEKPYSCEQCGKTFSHSGDLKAHQRSHNGEKPYSCEQCGKTFFHCSHFKNHQHIHTGEKPYWCEQCGETFSHSGSLKTHQRIHTGEKPYSCEQCGKTFTNSGTLKRHQLIHTGEKPHWCEQCGKTFSQSGNLKSHQRIHTASL from the exons atgcagaaacacatggagatggaggagaagaaggaggagggcaAGAGGAAAGGTGTCGGGAAGGAGGAG GCACCTTCAGAAGACGGCAAGCTGGCGACCAGAGCAGGAAAGAAGGgcaagaaagaggaggaggagcctgcagca gaggaagaggagtatGTGGTGGAGAAGGTTTTGGACCGCAGAGTGGTGAAGGGAAGAGTAGAGTTTCTGCTGAAATGGAAGGGGTTCTCAGA TGAGGAGAACACATGGGAGCCACAAGacaacctggacctggacctttTCGCCGagtacatgcagaaacacaaggagacggaggagaagaagaaggagggcaAGAGGAAAGGTgtcagggaggaggag aaacggagaggaagaggagtcaaACGTCACCGCTGTCAGCTTTGTGACAAATCCTTCACAACATCAGCATATTTAAAGATTCATCAGAgagttcacactggagagaagccttacagctgtgatcaatgtgggaCAGCTTTCACACAACAGAGTGCCCTGAAAAGACAtcaacgcattcacactggTGAGAAACCTTAcagctgtgaacaatgtgggaaaacGTTTTCTCATAGTGGTGACCTTAAAGCTCACCAGCGCAGTCACaatggagagaagccgtacagctgtgaacaatgtggAAAAACGTTTTTTCATTGTAGTCACTTTAAAAATCACCAgcacattcacactggagagaagccgtactggtgtgaacaatgtggggaaaCCTTTTCTCATAGTGGTAGCCTTAAAACCCACCAGCGAATTCACACTGGAGAaaagccgtacagctgtgaacaatgtgggaaaacGTTTACTAATAGTGGTACCCTTAAAAGACACCAGctcattcacactggagagaagccgcactggtgtgaacaatgtgggaaaaccttttctcagaGTGGTAACCTTAAAAGTCACCAGCGCATTCATACTGCCTCGTTGTGA
- the LOC117940181 gene encoding zinc finger protein 239-like isoform X8, producing the protein MQKHMEMEEKKEEGKRKGVGKEEAPSEDGKLATRAGKKGKKEEEEEEEYVVEKVLDRRVVKGRVEFLLKWKGFSDEENTWEPQDNLDLDLFAEYMQKHKETEEKKKEGKRKGVREEEKRRGRGVKRHRCQLCDKSFTTSAYLKIHQRVHTGEKPYSCDQCGTAFTQQSALKRHQRIHTGEKPYSCEQCGKTFSHSGDLKAHQRSHNGEKPYSCEQCGKTFFHCSHFKNHQHIHTGEKPYWCEQCGETFSHSGSLKTHQRIHTGEKPYSCEQCGKTFTNSGTLKRHQLIHTGEKPHWCEQCGKTFSQSGNLKSHQRIHTASL; encoded by the exons atgcagaaacacatggagatggaggagaagaaggaggagggcaAGAGGAAAGGTGTCGGGAAGGAGGAG GCACCTTCAGAAGACGGCAAGCTGGCGACCAGAGCAGGAAAGAAGGgcaagaaagaggaggag gaggaagaggagtatGTGGTGGAGAAGGTTTTGGACCGCAGAGTGGTGAAGGGAAGAGTAGAGTTTCTGCTGAAATGGAAGGGGTTCTCAGA TGAGGAGAACACATGGGAGCCACAAGacaacctggacctggacctttTCGCCGagtacatgcagaaacacaaggagacggaggagaagaagaaggagggcaAGAGGAAAGGTgtcagggaggaggag aaacggagaggaagaggagtcaaACGTCACCGCTGTCAGCTTTGTGACAAATCCTTCACAACATCAGCATATTTAAAGATTCATCAGAgagttcacactggagagaagccttacagctgtgatcaatgtgggaCAGCTTTCACACAACAGAGTGCCCTGAAAAGACAtcaacgcattcacactggTGAGAAACCTTAcagctgtgaacaatgtgggaaaacGTTTTCTCATAGTGGTGACCTTAAAGCTCACCAGCGCAGTCACaatggagagaagccgtacagctgtgaacaatgtggAAAAACGTTTTTTCATTGTAGTCACTTTAAAAATCACCAgcacattcacactggagagaagccgtactggtgtgaacaatgtggggaaaCCTTTTCTCATAGTGGTAGCCTTAAAACCCACCAGCGAATTCACACTGGAGAaaagccgtacagctgtgaacaatgtgggaaaacGTTTACTAATAGTGGTACCCTTAAAAGACACCAGctcattcacactggagagaagccgcactggtgtgaacaatgtgggaaaaccttttctcagaGTGGTAACCTTAAAAGTCACCAGCGCATTCATACTGCCTCGTTGTGA
- the LOC117940181 gene encoding zinc finger protein 239-like isoform X4: MQKHMEMEEKKEEGKRKGVGKEEAPSEDGKLATRAGKKGKKEEEEPAAVKEEEEEEPAAVKEEEQEEEEYVVEKVLDRRVVKGRVEFLLKWKGFSDEENTWEPQDNLDLDLFAEYMQKHKETEEKKKEGKRKGVREEEKRRGRGVKRHRCQLCDKSFTTSAYLKIHQRVHTGEKPYSCDQCGTAFTQQSALKRHQRIHTGEKPYSCEQCGKTFSHSGDLKAHQRSHNGEKPYSCEQCGKTFFHCSHFKNHQHIHTGEKPYWCEQCGETFSHSGSLKTHQRIHTGEKPYSCEQCGKTFTNSGTLKRHQLIHTGEKPHWCEQCGKTFSQSGNLKSHQRIHTASL, encoded by the exons atgcagaaacacatggagatggaggagaagaaggaggagggcaAGAGGAAAGGTGTCGGGAAGGAGGAG GCACCTTCAGAAGACGGCAAGCTGGCGACCAGAGCAGGAAAGAAGGgcaagaaagag gaggaggagcctgcagcagtgaaagaggaagaggaggaggagcctgcagcagtgaaggaggaagagcaggaggaagaggagtatGTGGTGGAGAAGGTTTTGGACCGCAGAGTGGTGAAGGGAAGAGTAGAGTTTCTGCTGAAATGGAAGGGGTTCTCAGA TGAGGAGAACACATGGGAGCCACAAGacaacctggacctggacctttTCGCCGagtacatgcagaaacacaaggagacggaggagaagaagaaggagggcaAGAGGAAAGGTgtcagggaggaggag aaacggagaggaagaggagtcaaACGTCACCGCTGTCAGCTTTGTGACAAATCCTTCACAACATCAGCATATTTAAAGATTCATCAGAgagttcacactggagagaagccttacagctgtgatcaatgtgggaCAGCTTTCACACAACAGAGTGCCCTGAAAAGACAtcaacgcattcacactggTGAGAAACCTTAcagctgtgaacaatgtgggaaaacGTTTTCTCATAGTGGTGACCTTAAAGCTCACCAGCGCAGTCACaatggagagaagccgtacagctgtgaacaatgtggAAAAACGTTTTTTCATTGTAGTCACTTTAAAAATCACCAgcacattcacactggagagaagccgtactggtgtgaacaatgtggggaaaCCTTTTCTCATAGTGGTAGCCTTAAAACCCACCAGCGAATTCACACTGGAGAaaagccgtacagctgtgaacaatgtgggaaaacGTTTACTAATAGTGGTACCCTTAAAAGACACCAGctcattcacactggagagaagccgcactggtgtgaacaatgtgggaaaaccttttctcagaGTGGTAACCTTAAAAGTCACCAGCGCATTCATACTGCCTCGTTGTGA
- the LOC117940181 gene encoding zinc finger protein 239-like isoform X2, which translates to MQKHMEMEEKKEEGKRKGVGKEEAPSEDGKLATRAGKKGEEEEEEPAAVKEEEEEEPAAVKEEEQEEEEYVVEKVLDRRVVKGRVEFLLKWKGFSDEENTWEPQDNLDLDLFAEYMQKHKETEEKKKEGKRKGVREEEKRRGRGVKRHRCQLCDKSFTTSAYLKIHQRVHTGEKPYSCDQCGTAFTQQSALKRHQRIHTGEKPYSCEQCGKTFSHSGDLKAHQRSHNGEKPYSCEQCGKTFFHCSHFKNHQHIHTGEKPYWCEQCGETFSHSGSLKTHQRIHTGEKPYSCEQCGKTFTNSGTLKRHQLIHTGEKPHWCEQCGKTFSQSGNLKSHQRIHTASL; encoded by the exons atgcagaaacacatggagatggaggagaagaaggaggagggcaAGAGGAAAGGTGTCGGGAAGGAGGAG GCACCTTCAGAAGACGGCAAGCTGGCGACCAGAGCAGGAAAGAAGGgc gaggaagaggaggaggagcctgcagcagtgaaagaggaagaggaggaggagcctgcagcagtgaaggaggaagagcaggaggaagaggagtatGTGGTGGAGAAGGTTTTGGACCGCAGAGTGGTGAAGGGAAGAGTAGAGTTTCTGCTGAAATGGAAGGGGTTCTCAGA TGAGGAGAACACATGGGAGCCACAAGacaacctggacctggacctttTCGCCGagtacatgcagaaacacaaggagacggaggagaagaagaaggagggcaAGAGGAAAGGTgtcagggaggaggag aaacggagaggaagaggagtcaaACGTCACCGCTGTCAGCTTTGTGACAAATCCTTCACAACATCAGCATATTTAAAGATTCATCAGAgagttcacactggagagaagccttacagctgtgatcaatgtgggaCAGCTTTCACACAACAGAGTGCCCTGAAAAGACAtcaacgcattcacactggTGAGAAACCTTAcagctgtgaacaatgtgggaaaacGTTTTCTCATAGTGGTGACCTTAAAGCTCACCAGCGCAGTCACaatggagagaagccgtacagctgtgaacaatgtggAAAAACGTTTTTTCATTGTAGTCACTTTAAAAATCACCAgcacattcacactggagagaagccgtactggtgtgaacaatgtggggaaaCCTTTTCTCATAGTGGTAGCCTTAAAACCCACCAGCGAATTCACACTGGAGAaaagccgtacagctgtgaacaatgtgggaaaacGTTTACTAATAGTGGTACCCTTAAAAGACACCAGctcattcacactggagagaagccgcactggtgtgaacaatgtgggaaaaccttttctcagaGTGGTAACCTTAAAAGTCACCAGCGCATTCATACTGCCTCGTTGTGA